Proteins co-encoded in one Malus sylvestris chromosome 7, drMalSylv7.2, whole genome shotgun sequence genomic window:
- the LOC126630277 gene encoding ceramide kinase-like, whose translation MAGAGSIPGVGEFTQMPEKRQIPPPATKPTSGFLKFHLKVLPFSRPSTSISIRAIQTSLNGTRCIPHARLDSGAVASALSCSLTLDRAGEVLLSFNSDGLSWKSLEPFDNDVSTCLGITFTSKVATEIQFSDVYSVELISHGLIHGPKVSNARKCLSGRHEYEVQVYRFTVHGFQQSKALPSLLVLAAYTFGHKDLQTCQMWVEQINASVALEQGRPKNLLVIVIQRSGHAYDMMASVGNKELASYDGVVVV comes from the exons CGCCAAATTCCACCTCCCGCAACGAAACCGACCAGCGGTTTTTTGAAATTCCACCTGAAAGTTCTTCCCTTTTCTCGGCCTTCAACCTCAATATCCATTCGTGCAATTCAAACCTCGTTGAATGGAACGAGATGTATCCCGCACGCACGGTTAGACAGCGGAGCCGTGGCGTCGGCTTTGAGCTGCAGCCTCACCTTGGACCGCGCGGGAGAAGTCCTCCTCTCCTTCAACTCAGATGGTTTGTCTTGGAAATCGCTCGAGCCATTCGATAAC GATGTCTCAACTTGTTTGGGCATCACATTTACTTCAAAGGTTGCAACTGAGATCCAATTTTCCGATGTGTATTCCGTTGAGTTGATCAGCCACGGTTTGATACATGGACCAAAGGTTTCAAATGCTAGAAAATGCCTTTCGGGTCGTCATGAATACGAG GTTCAGGTTTACCGCTTTACAGTGCACGGTTTCCAGCAGTCAAAGGCTCTGCCTTCTCTTTTGGTCCTGGCTGCATATACATTTGGTCATAAGGATCTCCAAACATGTCAGATGTGGGTTGAACAGATTAATGCTTCTGTGGCCCTAGAACAAGGGCGACCAAAGAATCTATTG GTCATTGTGATCCAAAGGTCAGGGCATGCATATGATATGATGGCATCTGTAGGTAACAAAGAGCTTGCTTCATATGACGGAGTTGTAGTCGTTTAA